In Diabrotica undecimpunctata isolate CICGRU chromosome 4, icDiaUnde3, whole genome shotgun sequence, a single genomic region encodes these proteins:
- the LOC140438782 gene encoding uncharacterized protein codes for MDQIEELDEANTEERDREEIEEKYFSTLAGLQHRMEMLQPLSHQSSSTSPRLASAKDKYKFVNEYKLCRNCLGTKHFSLNCSSERSCSICKKRHHTLLHNDHENSSSPNTSFQRQNHATSRNVQNTWSDGEASPSNSVSLSESQTSQVSNVMTSFSALSIKQDVLLATALVTIYSKHGVPIHARCILDSGSQSSFVSKDLVQKLNLSPYSKRLQISTISEHSSFSNKMVDLEIFPYKRNGNGFKISCAILDNITCRLPQLSINRSKLNIPSTVTLADPTYSVPGNIDLLLASDIYSELLSDGLICLGKGLPVLQNTRLGYIMFGSLPPYALHKGIYRSQLSPTQSNVSLFVQSTSEEDKIDNIIQQFFEVEEVTPSVKISSSEDLAEQIFTETTQILSSGRFQVKLPLISETAHKMLDNSYNMARKRFISLENKLLKHENVYSQYKAFINEYVSLGHAKKVALSLTNVHLENKYFLPHHSVIKEESLTTKLRVVFDGSMKSSSGYSLNDILLKGKTLQPELFDILLRFRLYTYVFTSDIQKMYRQVQIHPDHTFLQNILWRDSPEQDIECLELQTVTYGTKSASFQSTRCLMELAKTHQNNYPLASDPLLTGCYVDDILYGANDTQTLLKAHNEITDLLNKTITLPRLELMGALLASKLTTKVVDIIKDKLPSITSINMWSDSEIVLAWLRSHHSRWNQFVANRVAQIQENSSHSHWRHVKFKDNPADILSRGMMPSNILNSTLWFHGPQFLQTFDLNLSEYSPKFNSNKLPEERKVVLHTRSAQFDFFVMLSERFSSFTKYVRTIAYVLRFGNNAKSGTQKLSGAHEVSELQNAEMKIIKLLQNSSFSSEIADLKGNKIISNKSLLQFAPFLDKNEMLRKLILQSGNVFVDYLNDFYDSGNPILKSKRVTNNVNISLM; via the exons ATGGATCAGATTGAGGAACTGGACGAAGCAAACACTGAAGAACGCGATagggaagaaattgaagaaaaatacttctcAACTCTAGCAGGTCTTCAACATAGAATGGAGATGCTCCAACCTCTTTCACACCAGTCCAGTTCCACTTCTCCACGTTTAGCTAGTGCTAAA GATAAGTATAAATTTGTTAATGAATACAAACTATGTCGCAACTGTTTAGGAACTAAACACTTCTCTCTAAATTGTTCGTCTGAACGTTCATGTAGTATATGCAAGAAAAGGCATCACACACTCTTGCACAATGACCATGAAAATAGCTCTTCTCCTAATACATCTTTTCAACGACAAAATCACGCAACCTCTCGCAATGTACAAAACACTTGGTCTGATGGTGAAGCCAGTCCAAGtaattctgtctctctctctgaaTCTCAAACCTCTCAGGTCTCAAATGTGATGACTTCTTTCTCTGCTCTGTCAATAAAGCAGGATGTTCTGCTGGCAACCGCTCTAGTCACTATTTATTCAAAGCATGGCGTACCAATACACGCTAGATGTATTTTAGATAGTGGATCTCAGTCGTCATTTGTCTCTAAAGATTTGGTCCAAAAATTAAATCTCTCTCCTTACAGCAAAAGGTTACAAATCTCTACTATCTCTGAACATAGTTCATTCTCGAACAAAATGGTCGATCTAGAAATTTTTCCATACAAAAGAAATGGTAATGGTTTCAAAATCTCCTGTGCTATTTTAGACAACATAACTTGTAGACTCCCCCAGTTATCCATAAACAGAAGTAAATTGAATATCCCCTCTACAGTCACTCTTGCAGATCCCACCTACTCTGTCCCTGGAAATATAGATCTTCTTCTTGCCAGTGACATATATAGCGAGTTGTTATCGGATGGTTTAATATGTTTAGGTAAAGGACTCCCTGTTCTCCAGAACACACGCTTAGGGTACATTATGTTTGGTTCTTTACCTCCTTACGCACTTCACAAAGGAATTTATCGCTCACAGTTGTCCCCTACACAGTCAAATGTCTCTTTATTTGTCCAGTCCACATCTGAGGAAGATAAGATCGATAATATAATTCAACAATTCTTCGAAGTCGAAGAAGTGACCCCCTCTGTTAAAATCTCCTCCTCTGAGGATCTGGCTGAACAAATATTCACTGAAACAACTCAAATTCTATCTTCTGGTCGGTTTCAGGTAAAGCTTCCTCTCATTTCTGAAACAGCACATAAAATGCTGGACAATTCTTACAACATGGCTAGAAAAAGGTTTAttagtttagaaaataaactCTTAAAACACGAAAATGTATACTCTCAATATAAAGCATTCATCAATGAATATGTTTCTCTTGGACATGCCAAAAAGGTTGCTCTTTCTCTcacaaatgtgcacttagaaaataaatactttttacctCATCACTCTGTCATAAAAGAAGAATCATTAACTACCAAATTACGGGTGGTTTTTGATGGCTCCATGAAAAGTTCCAGTGGCTATTCTCTTAATGACATCCTGTTGAAAGGAAAAACTCTTCAGCCTGAACTTTTCGACATTCTCCTTCGGTTTAGATTGTATACCTATGTCTTCACTTCCGACATACaaaaaatgtacaggcaggtACAAATTCATCCTGATCACACATTCCTGCAGAATATCCTCTGGCGGGATTCTCCAGAACAGGACATCGAATGTCTTGAGCTTCAAACCGTAACTTATGGAACAAAAAGCGCAAGCTTTCAAAGTACTCGTTGTTTGATGGAATTAGCTAAAACTCATCAAAACAACTATCCATTGGCCTCCGATCCTCTCTTAACAGGCTGCTATGTAGATGACATTCTCTATGGGGCCAATGACACGCAAACTCTTCTTAAGGCTCATAATGAGATAACTGACCTACTCAACAAG ACCATAACGCTTCCAAGGCTGGAACTTATGGGTGCTTTATTGGCTAGCAAGCTCACCACAAAGGTGGTTGATATCATAAAGGATAAATTGCCCTCTATTACCTCTATAAACATGTGGAGCGATTCTGAGATAGTTTTGGCGTGGCTCAGATCACATCACTCCAGATGGAATCAATTTGTCGCCAACAGGGTAGCTCAAATTCAAGAAAATTCTTCTCACTCTCATTGGAGACACGTAAAGTTTAAAGACAACCCTGCTGACATCCTCTCCAGAGGAATGATGCCCTCTAACATACTCAACTCCACTCTTTGGTTTCACGGTCCTCAGTTTTTGCAAACATTTGACCTAAATTTGTCTGAATATAGTCCGAAGTTTAATTCTAATAAAttacctgaagaaagaaaagttGTTCTTCACACTCGAAGTGCTCAATTTGATTTCTTTGTCATGCTTTCTGAAAGGTTCTCCAGTTTCACGAAATATGTAAGGACTATAGCTTATGTACTCAGATTTGGTAATAACGCAAAGTCTGGCACTCAAAAATTATCCGGTGCACATGAAGTATCTGAACTTCAAAATGccgaaatgaaaattataaaattattgcaaaactcAAGTTTCTCCTCAGAAATTGCTGATCTCAAAGGCAATAAGATTATTTCTAATAAGTCTCTCTTACAATTTGCTCCTTTTCTTGACAAAAATGAAATGCTCCGT AAGTTAATCTTGCAGTCAGGTAATGTTTTTGTGGATTATCTAAACGACTTTTATGATTCCGGAAATCCAATATTAAAGTCTAAACGTgtaacaaacaatgtaaacatctCTTTGATGTGA